One part of the Sphingopyxis sp. TUF1 genome encodes these proteins:
- a CDS encoding calcium-binding protein: MPDNKSLAAPIGNSGTGDGSGVMIGDGIMLTAGHVMYEFNENNTNRQIRHLIGATSFYDPRSYHSQYVTRVAGLSDPLPIPAAGFSVSGQFIEPHITSSDMIFVEYGGSLDKNDAGMAVYLESSDITLANFSLISGTKFKRWGMTTSTKEVSSGYLETGSVGLSITDTGAITQPGDSGGGNWIEFEGKQFIVGNNVSSNTSTISHSSYISSHEFYTLNDMLAYRQATGDVTESEPTNLIVGRTTADTGSGAAKGTYRPDIVLGRGGDDQLSDGDMLLWWASDRLFGGDGDDTLSAGNGDDLLHGGDFRDYTGSGRIDLEDDGDDTVQYETAGFRNLLGAGLTVLIGPASSVEAPAWTFGTIDAGDKNSAIFVLDQISSSISGSFGNDTLVSIEHIKLTDVDDIVRLDIIEGDQLAGLDGNGGVAEIKMEDNATGPGKGDLIDASRNSTNLSIDLAATSSNVKARDDSSGNKSLTILGAERVWGGSGDDIIKGNDKDNEIKGGGGADTVFLSLGADIIEGGDGTDIDTLVVADSLGSVTINLRLKDGDYSSVAVGSGTSKVKGIEVFVGNSAKTTFKGNGEGSVFVAGSGGGDFTLSAGDRAFGHAGVQDIYRLSTTKDIVSDESVKDYLERNTSLIGNWGSEDLLYINGVLFDGNRVFSNNALIADATWDRNGDMPAFNGSLTGDSSYGTTYANAKFEVAGMNWAGKPFGGTVYEDGEVRDVGYHEIEPGLAAFSFSSRTITALPGDRSAMWGGFGSYELNPLSDTDEQLMLVISGFNNGDAGITFENSDGYGGGGGPIPGGEGFDWDAYFSGPRELSGTAGADELQGGWANDTIEGNDGDDYLDGGPGDDLLDGGAGEDFLVGNEGDDALIGGTGSDQLYGGSGDDTLTGGDGDDHLYGEEGRNTIDGGDGDDVAYFSTSLYWSRVYRKPDGTVIVENRDNPDNFHTITNVETLSLDGDIVNVIDLPMGTSGNDVLTGSSDRADLLDGGGGDDIMSGGDFDDVYIVDSVGDIVIENADEGNDTVRTSLASYTLGDHVEGLVFTGSGSFVGTGNQLDNDIIGGAGNDTLSGDDGDDRFAVIGGSDIVDGGDGYDKLLLSGTVEDYTYSVDGFGVATITDGTNSVQLTNVEVVEFRGGGIFSLSDLLSIFISGTAGNDAMIDGDGSENIIRALGGDDNLRGGGGYDFLDGGDGLDTAYFSGNSEDYRIYHSPFGGLVVEDLYGSDGIDWLENVEVLHFDGDSVTINVSALPPLGTSGNDMITGSTRADYLFGLAGDDHLIGGDGGDELEGGAGDDILDGGSGHDSLYGGTGNDTTIFGTGNDVAWDVDGDDSYVYNAGDGVDQVRDDAGTDKIILGSSIVPGDVTLSVDGEDIILTFAGGGSLTIQNGMLEDSAIEEIEFDDSTIWNPILQLQMPTSGDDNLIGTNSADTISGGAGNDTIEGRMGDDVISGDTGNDQLSGSGGDDQYLFARGDGEDVIREFGGNYSWGSGGTDSLVFAAGIDPGDVAVSLTNSGRNIVLTITGTGDTVTLEDSAYSETFNIETVRFSDTTVWTHVDLMTMANTPTSGNDTLYGSFAADTISGGAGNDTIIAGDGDDLLTGGTGNDNITGGDGNDTYFFSLGDGQDYISDFGSLSTSYDAIEFGAGILPADIIVSQADSGKDLVLSIDGTSDKITINDAVTASGYRIEEVRFSDSTVWTHSELMTRAFGARSTGDTYWGTSSADTISGGAGNDTIFGSGGNDLLAGGEGNDTLNGGSGTDTALLMGLSATYSMVSGGGSLSVTDNAPTVHGDDGTDSLTGMEKLRFSNGQEIGITSPIILDLDGGGVTTVSAQVGQARYDMDGDGIADMTSWMGRGEGMLFLDRDGNGTLSNAGEFSFVNDVEGAASDLVGLRAFDSNEDGILSSTDDRFADFRIWRDRNGDATVQDGEILSLGDAGVASLNLHGQAVSGTTAIGDVAILNTSTYTRNDGQAMGFIDAALTYFSGASQASLSNIVRQQVRPASRRQMGVLDRDGLLGRLRHELQIDWQHAHDQAPHLPQLWDRKMASGPSIMAVDDRNPAAASPASSLDRQLAMIVQDMSVFGAQSAGENLQPWQREYVRPFELFA, from the coding sequence ATGCCCGATAACAAGAGCCTTGCAGCACCTATCGGAAACTCGGGCACGGGAGACGGTTCAGGCGTCATGATTGGTGACGGCATTATGCTGACGGCAGGTCACGTGATGTATGAATTCAACGAGAACAATACGAATCGTCAAATTCGTCATTTAATCGGGGCCACGTCTTTTTATGATCCTCGCTCTTACCATTCGCAATATGTTACTCGGGTCGCTGGCTTGAGCGACCCTCTTCCAATTCCTGCAGCGGGATTTAGCGTAAGCGGTCAATTTATAGAACCTCATATAACCAGCAGTGATATGATATTTGTAGAATATGGTGGAAGTTTAGATAAAAACGACGCGGGGATGGCTGTTTATCTCGAATCATCCGATATTACTTTGGCGAATTTTTCATTGATATCGGGAACAAAGTTTAAGCGCTGGGGAATGACAACTTCAACTAAGGAGGTTAGCTCAGGGTATCTTGAAACAGGTAGCGTGGGGCTGTCGATCACTGACACTGGGGCGATCACTCAGCCAGGGGATAGTGGAGGAGGCAACTGGATTGAATTTGAGGGGAAGCAATTTATAGTTGGAAATAATGTAAGTTCAAATACTTCAACTATAAGTCATTCAAGCTACATCTCATCACATGAATTTTACACTTTGAATGACATGCTTGCGTATCGGCAGGCGACTGGTGACGTTACCGAATCGGAGCCAACCAACCTCATCGTTGGTAGAACAACTGCAGACACTGGATCAGGTGCGGCGAAAGGGACCTATCGTCCGGATATCGTGCTGGGCCGCGGAGGTGATGACCAGCTCTCTGATGGCGACATGTTACTTTGGTGGGCATCTGATCGACTTTTTGGTGGCGACGGCGACGACACGTTGAGCGCAGGAAACGGCGATGACCTTCTGCACGGAGGCGATTTTCGTGACTATACCGGAAGTGGCCGGATCGACCTAGAGGATGATGGGGACGATACCGTTCAATATGAGACGGCTGGGTTTAGAAATCTCCTTGGCGCAGGTCTAACCGTTCTTATCGGCCCCGCTAGTTCCGTGGAAGCGCCGGCGTGGACGTTTGGAACGATTGATGCTGGCGACAAGAATTCTGCAATCTTCGTCCTAGATCAGATTAGTTCAAGCATATCGGGGTCATTCGGGAATGACACGTTGGTCTCAATCGAGCATATCAAACTGACTGATGTAGACGACATCGTCCGCCTTGATATCATCGAAGGCGATCAATTGGCTGGCTTAGATGGAAACGGTGGCGTTGCCGAGATCAAAATGGAGGACAACGCGACGGGGCCAGGAAAAGGCGATCTTATAGATGCCTCCCGCAACTCTACTAACCTTTCGATTGACCTCGCTGCGACGTCGAGCAATGTTAAGGCTCGAGATGATAGCTCTGGAAATAAGTCACTCACTATTCTGGGAGCAGAACGGGTTTGGGGCGGGTCTGGCGACGACATCATAAAAGGAAATGATAAGGATAACGAGATCAAGGGCGGCGGTGGCGCGGATACGGTCTTTTTATCGCTCGGCGCGGACATCATCGAAGGTGGTGATGGCACAGACATCGACACGTTGGTCGTCGCAGATTCGCTGGGCTCGGTAACGATAAATCTTCGCTTAAAAGACGGCGACTATTCCTCCGTTGCGGTCGGTAGCGGAACCTCGAAAGTCAAAGGCATCGAAGTCTTTGTCGGAAACTCCGCGAAAACAACATTCAAGGGCAATGGCGAAGGCAGCGTATTTGTCGCCGGATCGGGAGGCGGCGACTTTACTTTGAGCGCTGGCGATCGTGCATTCGGACATGCGGGTGTTCAGGATATCTATCGGCTTTCGACGACGAAGGACATTGTCTCCGATGAGTCGGTCAAAGACTACCTAGAACGTAACACGAGCCTAATTGGAAACTGGGGCAGCGAAGACCTGCTCTATATCAATGGTGTGCTATTTGACGGCAATCGGGTCTTTTCTAATAATGCGCTGATCGCTGACGCAACATGGGACCGCAATGGCGATATGCCTGCTTTTAACGGCAGTCTCACTGGCGACAGCAGCTACGGAACGACGTACGCGAACGCCAAGTTCGAGGTCGCGGGCATGAACTGGGCCGGGAAGCCTTTTGGCGGGACCGTATATGAAGATGGTGAAGTTCGCGACGTCGGCTACCACGAAATCGAGCCTGGTCTGGCCGCATTCAGTTTCTCGTCCCGTACCATCACCGCCTTGCCGGGAGACCGCTCTGCGATGTGGGGCGGCTTCGGGAGCTATGAACTCAATCCGCTTTCGGACACCGATGAACAACTCATGCTGGTCATTTCCGGTTTCAACAATGGCGATGCCGGTATTACCTTCGAAAATAGCGACGGCTATGGTGGCGGTGGCGGTCCGATCCCCGGCGGAGAGGGCTTCGATTGGGACGCCTATTTCAGCGGCCCCAGAGAACTGAGCGGAACAGCCGGAGCCGACGAACTCCAGGGTGGCTGGGCAAATGACACGATCGAAGGCAATGACGGGGACGACTATCTCGACGGCGGTCCGGGAGATGATCTGCTGGACGGTGGCGCAGGCGAAGATTTTCTCGTGGGGAACGAGGGCGATGATGCTTTGATCGGCGGCACAGGTAGCGATCAGCTTTATGGAGGCTCTGGCGACGACACACTCACGGGCGGCGATGGCGACGATCATCTCTATGGCGAGGAAGGGCGCAACACGATCGATGGCGGCGATGGTGACGATGTGGCCTATTTCTCGACCTCGCTCTACTGGTCGCGCGTCTATCGAAAGCCTGATGGCACAGTCATTGTAGAAAATCGTGACAACCCGGATAACTTCCATACCATCACCAACGTCGAAACGCTGTCCCTCGACGGCGATATCGTAAATGTCATCGATTTGCCGATGGGCACGAGCGGCAACGACGTCCTGACCGGATCGTCTGATCGCGCGGACCTGCTGGATGGCGGCGGAGGTGACGACATTATGTCAGGCGGTGATTTCGACGATGTCTATATCGTCGATTCCGTCGGCGATATCGTTATCGAGAATGCCGACGAAGGCAACGATACGGTTCGCACATCACTGGCGTCCTATACGCTCGGCGATCATGTCGAAGGACTGGTCTTTACCGGCTCGGGCAGCTTTGTCGGGACAGGCAATCAACTCGACAATGACATCATCGGCGGTGCAGGAAACGACACGCTATCGGGAGATGATGGCGATGACAGATTTGCCGTTATAGGCGGCTCCGACATCGTCGATGGCGGCGACGGATACGATAAGCTGCTGCTTTCGGGGACGGTCGAGGATTACACCTATTCTGTCGACGGTTTTGGTGTTGCGACGATCACCGATGGAACGAACTCGGTGCAACTGACGAATGTCGAAGTCGTCGAGTTCAGGGGCGGTGGGATCTTTTCGCTATCCGATCTCCTGTCCATCTTCATCTCTGGAACCGCTGGCAACGATGCCATGATCGACGGTGATGGATCGGAAAATATCATCCGGGCCCTCGGGGGTGATGACAATCTTCGCGGCGGAGGAGGCTATGATTTCCTCGACGGCGGCGATGGATTGGACACGGCTTACTTCTCAGGCAATTCGGAGGACTATCGGATATACCATAGCCCGTTTGGTGGGCTGGTTGTCGAAGATCTCTACGGCTCCGATGGCATCGACTGGCTTGAAAATGTCGAGGTGCTCCATTTCGATGGAGACAGCGTAACGATCAATGTTTCGGCACTTCCGCCGCTAGGCACGAGCGGCAATGACATGATCACGGGATCGACAAGGGCAGATTATCTGTTCGGCCTGGCGGGCGACGATCACCTCATCGGCGGCGACGGAGGGGATGAACTGGAAGGCGGTGCTGGCGACGATATCCTCGACGGAGGCAGCGGCCACGATAGTCTCTACGGGGGCACTGGCAACGACACCACCATCTTCGGTACCGGAAACGACGTCGCATGGGACGTGGATGGTGACGATAGCTACGTCTACAACGCCGGTGACGGCGTCGATCAGGTTCGCGACGATGCCGGTACCGACAAGATCATTCTCGGCTCCAGCATCGTTCCGGGCGACGTGACCCTATCCGTCGATGGCGAGGACATCATCCTCACTTTCGCGGGTGGCGGAAGCCTCACGATCCAAAATGGCATGTTGGAAGACAGCGCGATCGAGGAGATCGAGTTCGACGACAGCACCATCTGGAACCCGATTCTGCAATTGCAGATGCCGACATCCGGTGACGACAATCTCATCGGCACAAACTCTGCCGACACGATTTCGGGTGGGGCCGGTAACGACACGATTGAAGGCCGGATGGGAGACGACGTAATCTCAGGTGACACCGGGAACGATCAGCTCAGCGGATCGGGCGGTGACGATCAATATCTGTTCGCTCGCGGTGACGGAGAAGACGTGATCCGCGAGTTCGGTGGCAATTATTCCTGGGGAAGTGGCGGCACCGATTCTCTCGTATTCGCGGCCGGAATTGATCCGGGAGATGTTGCGGTCAGCTTGACCAACAGCGGCCGGAACATCGTGCTTACGATCACCGGCACGGGCGACACGGTCACACTTGAGGATTCAGCCTATTCTGAAACCTTCAATATCGAAACCGTCCGGTTCTCCGACACGACCGTCTGGACTCATGTGGACCTGATGACGATGGCGAACACGCCGACGTCCGGCAACGACACGCTTTATGGAAGCTTCGCTGCGGACACGATTTCCGGCGGTGCTGGTAACGACACCATTATCGCAGGCGATGGCGACGACCTGCTTACCGGAGGAACCGGCAACGACAACATCACCGGCGGTGATGGCAATGACACCTATTTTTTCAGCCTTGGTGATGGGCAGGACTATATCAGTGACTTCGGCAGTCTCTCGACGAGCTATGATGCGATCGAGTTCGGCGCGGGCATTCTTCCTGCCGATATCATCGTATCGCAAGCCGATAGCGGTAAAGATCTTGTCCTTTCGATCGATGGAACCTCGGACAAGATCACGATCAATGATGCCGTTACGGCGTCGGGTTACCGCATCGAGGAAGTCCGGTTCTCCGATAGCACCGTCTGGACGCACAGCGAGCTGATGACGAGGGCTTTTGGCGCGCGGTCGACGGGCGACACCTATTGGGGGACGTCATCGGCTGACACCATCTCGGGTGGCGCGGGCAATGATACGATCTTTGGATCGGGCGGCAATGATCTGCTCGCCGGCGGCGAGGGTAACGACACGCTGAATGGCGGGTCAGGTACGGACACGGCTTTGCTAATGGGCCTTAGTGCGACCTACTCCATGGTGTCGGGAGGAGGCAGCCTGAGCGTCACCGACAACGCTCCTACGGTCCATGGCGATGATGGGACGGACAGCCTGACGGGAATGGAGAAGCTGCGCTTCTCGAACGGTCAGGAAATCGGTATCACGTCGCCGATCATCCTCGACTTGGATGGGGGCGGGGTAACGACCGTCTCCGCGCAGGTCGGCCAGGCCCGCTACGACATGGACGGCGACGGCATCGCAGATATGACAAGCTGGATGGGACGTGGAGAGGGCATGCTCTTTCTCGACCGTGATGGAAACGGCACGCTTTCCAATGCAGGCGAATTCAGCTTCGTCAACGACGTCGAGGGCGCAGCATCTGATCTTGTCGGTCTCCGCGCCTTTGACAGCAACGAAGATGGTATTCTCTCTTCCACAGATGATCGGTTCGCTGATTTCCGAATTTGGCGCGATCGCAATGGCGATGCGACCGTGCAGGACGGCGAAATCCTCTCACTCGGCGATGCAGGTGTCGCCTCGCTCAACCTCCATGGTCAGGCCGTCAGCGGAACGACAGCCATCGGCGACGTCGCAATCCTGAATACGAGCACCTATACCCGAAACGACGGACAAGCGATGGGCTTCATTGATGCTGCCCTCACCTATTTCTCGGGAGCATCTCAAGCCAGTCTCTCTAATATTGTCAGGCAGCAGGTCAGGCCTGCCTCGCGTCGCCAGATGGGCGTACTGGACCGCGATGGCCTTCTCGGACGGTTGCGTCACGAATTGCAGATCGACTGGCAACATGCGCATGATCAGGCTCCACACCTACCACAACTTTGGGACCGGAAAATGGCGTCGGGTCCTTCGATCATGGCAGTTGATGATCGTAATCCGGCGGCTGCTTCGCCGGCTTCAAGCTTGGATCGTCAATTGGCCATGATCGTGCAGGATATGAGTGTTTTCGGCGCTCAATCGGCGGGTGAGAATCTTCAGCCGTGGCAACGTGAATATGTGCGACCGTTTGAACTATTCGCTTAA
- a CDS encoding HlyD family type I secretion periplasmic adaptor subunit produces the protein MSWRENVSQRFPNVARHMAILRESWRRQNDADRQARPRSDHEFLPAALEIMVKPPSPGLRWLMLSLCGLIVIALIWSIVGRVDVVATASGKVVPSGNVKQIQPIEIGYVRAIHVRNGQHVKAGQILVELDPTVVGAEAEQANKSLMGAEVDAARNAALLRHLEGRSPRFAVPTGTPPDIASTQAQYVRSAIAEYEGERASLMQQRAEKAAELAGVEAEIAKLKQTLPIVEQQLAARRELADKGYFSKIRLLEYEQLKIEHVQNITVQQANAARARATIASIDAQLARLRGSFGKSAATELVENQERAGLAREEVRKSQRRQAYLQLRAPVSGTIQQLAISTVGGVVQPAQTLMIIVPDNAAPVVEARIQNKDIGFIREGQPVRVKLEAYPFTDYGIVPGVVESISRDAVDTSEPGTAEERDRNGRVVQPGLFYTTRIRLLKRTIRVAGRDQPIGPGLAVQAEIKTGDRRIIQYLLSPIAQSVDEAMRER, from the coding sequence ATGAGCTGGCGCGAAAATGTGTCGCAGCGCTTTCCCAATGTAGCTCGGCATATGGCGATCCTGCGCGAAAGCTGGCGGCGACAAAATGACGCCGACCGGCAGGCGCGTCCGCGTAGCGACCATGAGTTCCTGCCCGCCGCGCTCGAAATCATGGTAAAGCCGCCGAGCCCCGGCCTGCGATGGCTGATGCTCTCGCTGTGCGGCTTGATCGTCATTGCTCTGATCTGGTCGATCGTGGGACGCGTCGATGTCGTTGCCACGGCCAGCGGGAAAGTCGTCCCGTCGGGGAACGTCAAGCAAATCCAGCCGATCGAAATCGGCTATGTGCGGGCTATCCATGTCAGGAACGGCCAGCACGTCAAGGCGGGTCAAATCCTGGTTGAACTCGACCCCACCGTAGTCGGCGCGGAAGCCGAACAGGCGAACAAGAGCCTGATGGGCGCCGAGGTCGATGCCGCGCGAAACGCGGCGTTGTTGCGGCACCTTGAAGGGCGGTCGCCGCGCTTTGCCGTGCCCACCGGCACGCCGCCCGACATTGCTTCGACCCAGGCGCAATATGTCCGCTCGGCCATCGCCGAATATGAAGGCGAGCGAGCGAGCCTGATGCAGCAGCGCGCCGAAAAGGCCGCCGAACTGGCAGGCGTCGAAGCCGAGATAGCGAAACTCAAGCAAACCCTGCCGATTGTCGAGCAGCAGCTCGCGGCCCGCCGAGAGCTCGCGGACAAGGGTTATTTCTCGAAGATCCGCCTGCTCGAATATGAGCAGCTCAAGATCGAGCATGTCCAGAACATCACGGTGCAGCAAGCGAATGCCGCTCGTGCCCGCGCGACGATCGCCAGTATCGACGCGCAGCTCGCGCGGCTGCGAGGGAGTTTTGGCAAGTCCGCGGCGACCGAACTTGTCGAGAATCAGGAACGAGCGGGCTTGGCCCGGGAGGAGGTCAGAAAGTCCCAGAGAAGGCAGGCCTATCTTCAGTTGCGTGCGCCGGTATCGGGGACGATCCAGCAGCTCGCGATCTCGACTGTCGGCGGAGTTGTGCAGCCAGCGCAGACGCTGATGATCATCGTGCCCGACAACGCTGCTCCAGTGGTCGAAGCCCGCATTCAGAACAAGGACATCGGGTTCATCCGCGAAGGGCAGCCGGTACGCGTCAAGCTCGAAGCATATCCCTTCACCGATTATGGCATCGTGCCGGGCGTCGTCGAAAGCATCAGCCGTGATGCGGTCGACACTAGCGAGCCAGGTACCGCGGAGGAACGTGACCGCAACGGTCGCGTCGTTCAGCCGGGGCTCTTCTATACGACGCGCATCCGTTTGCTGAAGCGTACCATCCGTGTCGCCGGGCGCGACCAGCCGATCGGGCCAGGACTTGCAGTACAAGCCGAGATAAAGACCGGCGACCGGCGGATCATTCAGTATCTACTTTCTCCGATTGCCCAATCGGTCGACGAGGCGATGCGCGAGCGTTGA
- a CDS encoding type I secretion system permease/ATPase encodes MHSAADMPSSDGQKDDEPGRIDRSLASFLLLAKFLGVPADAGQIVHDRGRGDAPFLLEDLARIAKQVGLSARIRQVPGPGFAKLPLPALAETADTETIILLKIEDASLNPRYLVQRGDAERPEIWNHAEATERLTGRFLLMTSREKMVGDKRPFDIAWFIPALVRYRGPLRDVLIASFFLQLMGLVSPIFFQLVIDKVLVHQSMTTLDVLAFGLATVLVFETLMSGLRNWLFAHTTNRVDSELSARMFRHLLNLPLSYFEARRVGDSIARVRELESIREFLTSNAVTVVIDLFFTIVFFAVMYFYSPLLTLIVLLSIPCYILISVLISPSLRSKLEEKFQRGAENQSFLVESVTGIGTLKAMAVEPQMRDRWEKLFAGYTNTGFDVAKLANWGSHLIQLVSKLTTVAILYFGAKAVIAGDLTVGALVAFNMLSGRVAAPILRLSQLWQDFQQVRISVERLGDVLNAPAEPEYNPNRASLPPINGAIRFDKVRFRYRADAPEALRGVSLDVAAGEMLGIVGPSGSGKSTLTKLVQRLYVPEQGRVLVDGVDLALVDPPWLRRQVGVVLQENILFNRTVRENIALGDPTRPMDAVIEAAKLAGAHEFILELNHGYDTVIDERGGNLSGGQRQRMAIARALINDPRILILDEATSALDAESEEIIQRNLARIAKGRTVIIIAHRLSAVRQCHRIITVEAGEVTEMGSHAELLRAGGRYAQLHAKQMGGGA; translated from the coding sequence ATGCACTCAGCGGCCGATATGCCGTCATCCGATGGCCAAAAAGACGATGAGCCCGGCCGAATCGATCGGTCGCTCGCGTCATTTCTTCTGCTCGCAAAGTTTCTCGGCGTGCCTGCCGACGCAGGACAGATCGTCCATGATCGCGGAAGGGGCGACGCGCCGTTCCTGCTCGAAGATCTAGCGCGGATTGCCAAACAGGTCGGTTTGTCGGCGCGCATCCGGCAGGTGCCAGGGCCGGGCTTCGCAAAACTGCCTTTGCCGGCTCTTGCGGAAACGGCCGACACCGAAACGATCATTCTGCTCAAAATCGAGGATGCAAGCCTCAACCCGCGATACCTCGTCCAGCGCGGCGATGCCGAGCGGCCGGAAATATGGAACCATGCCGAGGCGACCGAGCGCCTGACCGGCCGTTTTCTCTTGATGACCAGCCGCGAAAAAATGGTCGGTGACAAGCGACCGTTCGACATCGCCTGGTTCATCCCAGCGCTCGTTCGCTATCGCGGGCCGCTACGCGACGTGCTGATCGCCTCCTTCTTCCTCCAGTTGATGGGGCTGGTATCGCCGATTTTCTTCCAGCTCGTCATCGACAAGGTGCTCGTTCACCAATCGATGACGACGCTCGACGTCCTCGCGTTCGGGCTTGCCACGGTGCTCGTCTTCGAAACTCTGATGTCCGGTCTCCGTAACTGGCTCTTCGCGCACACGACCAATCGCGTCGACAGCGAATTGTCGGCTCGCATGTTCCGGCATCTTCTCAACCTGCCGCTCTCCTATTTCGAAGCGCGACGTGTCGGCGACAGCATCGCACGCGTGCGCGAACTCGAAAGTATCCGAGAGTTTCTGACATCCAATGCGGTGACGGTCGTGATCGATCTCTTCTTCACGATCGTTTTCTTCGCGGTGATGTACTTCTATTCGCCGCTGTTGACGCTGATCGTGCTCCTCTCGATTCCCTGCTACATATTGATCTCGGTGCTGATCTCGCCGAGCCTGCGCAGCAAGCTGGAAGAGAAATTCCAGCGCGGCGCCGAAAATCAGTCTTTCCTTGTCGAAAGTGTGACAGGGATCGGCACGTTGAAAGCCATGGCGGTCGAACCGCAGATGCGCGACCGCTGGGAAAAGCTGTTCGCGGGATATACGAACACCGGCTTCGATGTCGCCAAGCTGGCGAACTGGGGAAGTCACCTGATCCAGCTCGTGTCGAAGCTGACGACCGTGGCAATTCTTTATTTCGGGGCCAAGGCGGTGATTGCAGGCGATCTGACGGTGGGCGCTCTCGTTGCGTTCAACATGCTGTCCGGACGCGTCGCGGCGCCGATCCTGCGACTGTCGCAGCTGTGGCAGGATTTTCAGCAGGTGCGCATTTCGGTCGAGCGGCTCGGCGACGTACTCAACGCGCCGGCCGAACCCGAATATAATCCGAACCGGGCGAGCCTGCCGCCGATCAACGGCGCGATCCGTTTCGACAAGGTACGCTTTCGGTATAGGGCCGACGCGCCCGAGGCGCTGCGCGGGGTCAGTCTCGACGTCGCGGCGGGAGAAATGCTCGGGATTGTCGGCCCTTCGGGTTCGGGCAAATCGACGCTTACCAAGCTTGTGCAGCGCCTTTATGTGCCCGAACAGGGGCGCGTGCTGGTCGACGGGGTCGATCTCGCGCTGGTCGATCCGCCGTGGTTGCGACGGCAGGTCGGGGTCGTGCTCCAGGAGAATATCCTGTTCAATCGAACGGTCCGTGAGAACATCGCGCTTGGCGATCCGACGCGGCCGATGGACGCGGTGATCGAAGCGGCGAAACTCGCGGGTGCGCACGAGTTCATTCTCGAACTCAACCATGGTTATGACACGGTGATCGACGAGCGCGGCGGAAATCTTTCGGGCGGACAGCGCCAGCGGATGGCGATTGCGCGCGCATTGATCAACGATCCGCGCATCCTGATCCTCGACGAGGCGACCTCGGCGCTCGATGCCGAGAGCGAAGAGATTATCCAGCGCAATCTGGCGCGGATCGCAAAAGGCCGCACGGTCATCATCATCGCCCACCGTCTGTCTGCGGTGCGCCAGTGTCACCGCATCATCACCGTCGAGGCGGGCGAAGTCACCGAAATGGGCAGCCATGCCGAATTGCTCCGCGCGGGCGGGCGCTATGCGCAGCTCCACGCCAAACAGATGGGCGGCGGCGCATGA
- a CDS encoding S41 family peptidase, translated as MKRNSLAVPALLALAGLATVPLLAPRAAHAEDEVRAEDVAENYAALLERDYLYPETGARYAAALRAAIAAGRYKGLAGEALAAAIDADINGVAPDGHLRLRLPEPAAGAAPTPGGAGPVRRSPKVPVEQAGWIAPGIAFVRFNVFPMDPAVTAETAKFMANHADARAIIFDIRTHNGGGLDQMDVIFPWLFGKETRLVTMATRASVDAEGGSPIAGIPSMRMVKGDAGMVAREHWATPNADTRLRDAKVYVLTSGASASAAEHFALAMKHTRRGTLVGAPTAGANHFGRGEDLGGGYGAFIPVGRTYDPVTGKDWEGEGVLPDIAVPPAEALERVLIDLGVAPGEAKTLSDAHMPKGPMERRKPRGAR; from the coding sequence ATGAAACGAAATTCGCTTGCTGTGCCCGCGCTGCTGGCGCTCGCCGGTCTGGCCACGGTGCCGCTGCTCGCGCCGCGCGCTGCGCACGCCGAAGACGAGGTTCGCGCCGAGGACGTCGCCGAAAACTATGCCGCGTTGCTCGAACGCGATTACCTCTATCCCGAAACGGGCGCGCGTTACGCCGCTGCCCTGCGCGCTGCGATCGCCGCAGGCCGCTACAAGGGGCTTGCGGGCGAGGCGCTGGCCGCCGCCATCGATGCCGACATCAACGGCGTGGCGCCCGACGGCCATTTGCGGCTGCGCCTGCCTGAACCCGCGGCGGGCGCCGCGCCCACGCCGGGTGGTGCCGGACCGGTGCGGCGGTCGCCGAAGGTGCCGGTCGAGCAGGCGGGCTGGATCGCGCCGGGGATCGCCTTCGTGCGCTTCAATGTCTTTCCTATGGACCCGGCAGTGACCGCCGAGACGGCGAAATTCATGGCCAATCATGCCGATGCTAGAGCGATCATTTTCGACATCCGCACGCATAATGGCGGCGGGCTCGATCAGATGGACGTCATCTTTCCGTGGCTGTTCGGAAAGGAAACGCGGCTCGTCACAATGGCGACGCGCGCGTCGGTCGATGCCGAAGGCGGATCGCCGATCGCCGGCATCCCCTCGATGCGGATGGTCAAGGGCGATGCAGGCATGGTCGCGCGCGAGCATTGGGCGACGCCGAACGCCGACACGCGGCTGCGCGATGCGAAAGTCTATGTGCTGACATCGGGCGCGAGCGCGTCGGCGGCCGAGCATTTCGCGCTGGCGATGAAGCATACGCGGCGCGGGACATTGGTCGGCGCGCCGACCGCGGGGGCCAATCATTTCGGGCGCGGCGAGGATCTGGGCGGCGGTTATGGCGCGTTCATCCCGGTGGGGCGTACTTACGATCCCGTGACCGGCAAGGATTGGGAGGGCGAGGGGGTGCTGCCCGACATCGCGGTGCCGCCCGCCGAGGCGCTGGAGCGCGTGCTAATTGACCTGGGCGTGGCGCCGGGCGAGGCGAAGACGCTGTCGGATGCGCATATGCCGAAGGGGCCGATGGAGCGGAGGAAGCCGCGTGGCGCGCGATAA